The nucleotide window CGGTGACCGTTGCCGCCAAAGTGACGGCAGAGAAGCTCAGGGCCGACAGTCCCATGAGCCCAAGTCTCAGCAGGCTTCTCGACATTAGAGTTCCTCCCTCTCACGCTTCGTTGTTCTGAATTCTTCTTGTCGAAGCCGGGCGCTTTGCGCTTCCGGTACGCACAACATCGCGGCCGCCAACAAGGCGACAGCACAGCTCGGAAGCGCATTTTCTTATTAGTCCCGCTGGGTACGCAGGGAAAACCTCTGGACGCAAAGCCCCGAGCTGCTCACGTCAAATACGTGAATGCAAAAAGGTCGCACGGCGCAGGGGTCCTGTCAAAAGGGTTTTCCCCGACGGGATTGTCGGCTCACCGCTGCCGCCCTCCCCCCTGTCGTTTCCGCGCCGGCTCGCGATCCACAAAGCCCGCCGACGCGGTATTCGCTCTCGATGATTATGTGCGGGGGTCGCACGCAGCCTTGGTAGCGGGAGGGAGAATCGACCCCCGACTCGAACAATCCGGTTCTGGTTCTGCAGCTAGCGGTACCCTACGGCGGCGGACAGAACAGATTGTCCGTTTTGCTCGCCCAATGGAAAAGTCGTGCAGCAATCCAGCCGTGCGACATACGACCACAAAAACGTCGCACGAGACCCGTTTTGTTCTCCGCGACCTATTGGGGAGGAATGCTTTCGCGATGGTGGGCGCACCAGGGCTCGAACCTGGGACCCGCTGATTAAGAGTCAGCTGCTCTACCAACTGAGCTATGCGCCCGGATCTTGGTCCGGAAGGTCCTTTGCAAGAGGGCGTCGTTTAGCAAAGCGACCTCCAGATGTCCAGCAAGCCGGAGCAAGTTTTCCCGGGCTTTGGCGGCTCCCCGCTATGGCAAAAAGCCGCTGGATTTCAGCGGCTTCCGGCCGAAGCCGGGGCCAGGCCGCGTCAGAGCCGTTCGGGGCCGCCCCGGGCCGGTCCGTCGTCCCGGTCATAACGGTCCCGGCCGTAGCCGTGATGCCGGCCAAAGTCGCGGTCCCTGCCCATTTCGCGCTCGAACCGGTGATGGCGCCAGCCTTCCCTGCCCCCGATCCGGTCCATGTGGGTCAGGACGGCAAGCCGGCGCTTCTGGCTGTCATCCAGGGTCTTGTAGAGCGGGTCGGCCACGTCGGCGATCTTCTTCATCGCGGTCGCCATGGCCCCCATGTTCTCGGCCCGGTCGCGCAGCCGCGATACCGGATCGTCCGGCTTCTGCTGGCTGGAATCGTCCCGTGCCGCGTTCATCCGCGCATTGGCGCGATCGATTTTGAGCTTGGCAAACTCCCGGACCGCGGCCTCGACCGGCGGCCACAGCTTTTCCTGGTCGGCCGTCAATTTAAGGCCGGCATGGACGGCTGCGATCCGCGCGTCGGCGTACGCCGCCCGGTCCTCCGGGCTCATCCGCATATGGCCGTAGCCCCAATGGCGGTGCTGGGCATAGACGGCGGTCGAGCCGGCAATGGCAAGGACCGCGACGGCGGCGATGGTGAATTTCCTCATGCGAACCTCCTTGAAAGGTTGCATGAAGATGAGCCTGCGTCAGTCGGCGTTCAACTTAAGGATTGGCAAGGGAGGCTTCCCTTACCAAGATGTAATGTGACACCGTTTGATCCACCGCAATGCGATATGGCTACAGCATCCCCAACGCGCGAGGCAGCCACAGCGAGATTTCCGGCACGTAGGTGACGATGCCGAGGAAGATCAGCATGGTCAGAAGCCATGGCCACACCGCGATCGTCAGCTCGGTGATGCCCATCTTGGCGATGCCGGAGGCGACGTAGAGGTTGAGTCCGACCGGCGGATGGCACATGCCTACTTCCATGTTGACGACCATCAGGATGCCCAAATGCACCGGATGGATGCCGAGCTTGACCGCCACCGGAAACAGGATCGGCGCCATGATCAGCACGATCGAGGACGGCTCCATGAAGTTGCCGGCGAGCAGCAGCAGCACGTTGACGATAAGAAGGAAGATGATCCAGTTGACGCCGACCGAGGTGATCCAGTTTGCGATGTGCTGCGGAATGTTTTCGTTCGCCATCAGGAATGAGAACAGCACCGCATTGGTGATGATGTAGAGGATCATCGCGCTCATATTGGCCGAGCCGAGCAGCACCTTCGGCACGTCCCTGAGCGACATGTCGCGATAGACGAACACCGCAATCACGAAGGCGTAGACCGCACTGATCGCGGCCGCCTCGGTCGGCGTGAAAATGCCGGCATAGATGCCGCCGAGCACGATCACGATCAGCAGCAATCCCCACATGCATTTGCGGAACGCCGTGAAGCGTTCGCCCCAGCTCGCGCGCTGCAGCCGCGGATAATCGTTCCTCCAGGCGCGGTAGAAGGTTGTCACCCCAAGCAGCGTGGCCATCATCATGCCGGGAATGACGCCTGCGATGAACATCTGGCCAACGGATGCCGATGACACCCGCTGGCCAGCGGGATCGAGCGCGATGCTGCCACCGGTCGCCACGCAATAGATCACCATCACGATCGAGGGCGGGATCAGGATACCGAGCGCGCCTGATGTTGTGATGACGCCGGCACCGAAGCGCCTCGGGAATCCCTGCTTGACCATCGCCGGCAGCATGATCGCGCCGATCGCGATCACAGTCGCCGGCGACGAACCGGACACGGCGGCAAACAGCGCGCAAGCCATCACGCCGGCAAGCCCAAGGCCGCCATACCAGTGTCCGACCATCGAGGTCGCAAAATCGATCATGCGTCTCGCGACACCGCCATGGGTCAGGAAATTTCCCGCGAGGATGAAGAACGGGATAGCCATGATCTCGAAATTGTCGATGCCGGTGAACAGCTTCAGAGCCACCGACTCGGTCGGCACGTTCGTCATCGTGTAGATGACGGTGAGCACCGTCAGACCCAGCGCGATCGAGATCGGCATGCCGGTCAGCATCAGCAGGATCAGCAGTCCGAAGATGATGAATGAGGTCATCGAGTCACCTCCGCGGCGCCCGCGCCGGGCGCCTCGACGTCGACGCCCTCGACATGGGCGTGGTCATGGTGCGGAAGATCGCCCGTGAAGAAGTAGCGATACGCGACCTGCAGGAAGCGGAAGCACATCAGGTAGGAGCCGAGCGGAATACAGAGGTAGACGAACCAGCTCGGGATCTCGAGGTCGGGCGACACCTGGTCGGTGTAGTAAAGCCCGTAGACGAAATGCGCGCCCATGGTGCCGATGACGGCAGTGAAGAAGGCCCCGCAAAGCAGTCCGAACAGCACGATCGCGTTCTTCCAGGGCGGCCTGACCTGGTTGACCACGACGTCGACGCCGACATGGATGCCGGTGCGGACGCCATAGGCGGCGCCGAACTTGGCGACCCACACGAACATGTAGATGCAGAGCTCCTGCGCCCAGGACAGGTTGATCGGGAACAGGATCGGAAAGAGGAAGGGAACGCCGAGCAGATAGCGATGGCAGACGGCGAGGAAGATGATGAAGGTCGCGAGCGCCATCAGCGTCGCGATCAATATCTCCTCAAGCCGATCGAGGATGCGAAGCAGTATCAATGTCCCCCCTTCAGGTCAGGCTTTTACGACGCCTCACCTTCCTTCGCGGCCGTGTGTTGCCGAGCCCCGACATACAAAGGGCTTCCGTGCCTTGGCACGGAAGCCCGACAACGTCGTCTCAGTTGGTTGCGCCCTTGGCTTCCTTCATGAACTCGTCGATCACCCCCTGGCCGACACGGCCGGCGACGTCCTTGTAGACTGACTCCATCGCCTTGCGCATGGCCGAGTCCTGCTCCGGCGTCAGCTTGATGATCTCGCTCTTGCCGGACTTGACGATCTCGGCGAGCGCGTCGTCGTTTTCCTTCTGCGACTGACCGTTGCCGTAGGCGGTGGCTTCCTTCATCGCCTTCTCGCACTGGGCGCGGATGTCAGCCGGCAGGCCATCCCAGAACTTCTTGTTCACGACCACAATGTAGCCGATATAGCCGTGATTGGTGTTGGTGATGTACTTCTGCACCTCGTGCATCTTCTGGGTATAGATGTTCGACCAGGTGTTCTCCTGTCCGTCGACGACGCCCGTCTGCAGCGCCTGGTAGACTTCCGAGAACGCCATCACCTGCGGGACCACGCCGAGGCCACGGAACTGAGCTTCCAGAACCTTCGAGGACTGGATGCGGAATTTCAGGCCGCGATAGTCGGCCGGCGAAATGAGCTTCTTGTTGGCGCTCATCTGCTTGAAGCCGTTATCCCAGTAGGCGAGACCGGTCATACCCTTCGGCTCGAGCAGCTTGAGCAGCCTGGTACCCAGCGGTCCGTCGGTGACCTTACGCACCGTGGCGAGGTCGGGCAGGATGTAGGGAAGATCGAACACCTCGAATTCCTTGACGCCGATCGGGCCGAACTTGGCGTTCGAGGGCGCCAGCATCTGCACCGCGCCGAGCTGCAGCGCCTCGAGCTCTTCCTTGTCCTTGTAGAGCTGAGAGTTCGGGTAGACTTCGACTTTGACTTTGCCCTCGGTATATTTCTCGGCCAATTCCTTGAATTTCTCCGCCGCGAGCCCCTTCGGCGTGTTGGTCGCCACCACGTGGCTGAATTTGATCACGATCGGCGACTGAGCCGCGGCCGGTCCGATCAGAGTCAACGCCGCGATCGATGCCGCGGCCAAAATCAGTTTGCGCATATATCCTCCCAATTTTTTGCAGAACGCGAACGGCACGGTTCCGCGGCTTGCATGCCAGTTGCACCAATACAGATAAGCTGGCCAAATTGCCATTGCCCGTTAGCAGGGACTGCCTCCCAGGACTTGCTGCGCTGCAAAAAAATGGCTTTCCCGTAGGATGGGTTTCGCTTCGCTCTACCCATCCTACTCAGACCGTCATCCCCGCGAAGGAGCCTGTGAAGGAATTGAGCTTAATGGGGGATGGTTGCCGCCACCGATATCGCGGCGGCGTTTGGTGGGCCGATCGGTTGATGCGGTTACCTCACTGGCTCTCTCCGGTGAACTCTGGTCACGTGGGTCTGCCTCGCAGGCGGTGCGCTGCCAGCAGGTTATTGGCGAGCGCATGCCAGAGCGCCACTGCCGCGGCCTTGATCAGGCCACGCACCGGAATGAAGCCGAAGCCGTGGTTTTTGAGGTTGGCGTTGATCCGCTCGATGAGCTTGCGCCGTGCGTACACGTCGGTGCCAGCCTGCGTCGCCATCCGACTGCGCCACTCTTTGACACTGTCAGGCTCGCGGGCCCGCTCTCTGGTCCGCCTGACAAGCGTCTCGGGTTTGACATCCTGACGGTCTGAAGGTGGCGGCGTATAGACCTTCACCGGTCCGGCGGCGTGCTCCGACAGAGTGGCGATGTCCTCGGCAGTCGCGTAACGGGTGTCGATGAGAAGCGTCTGTGGTGCTTTGCCGTAGCGCTTCACCAACTGATCCACCATCGGCATCGCCAAGCCGGCATCGTTGCGCCGATCCGTCATCTCTACTGCGACAATGATGCCTGGCCGGGGCACCACCGCGATCTGTGCATTATAGGCCGGACGAATGGCCCCGTCCGGAAAGCGCATCGAGCGCGCCTGCGGATCACTCAGCGAGACTTTCGGCTCAGACTTCTTCGCCTCGTCCTTGGCATGGGTCTTTTCTCGTTTCGCCTTCTCCGCTCGCATCCGCTCAAGCGCTGCCCGCGCGCGTGCAGCGCTTTCCTTCACTTCCCGAGACCCTCGCTCCTGCGCCGCCCGCTTGCGGCGCGAAGACGCCTCCGGATCGCTTTCGGTTTCCGCCTTGAGCGCCGCAAGCCGCCGCTCCACGGCAGCCTCAATACGATCAAGCCTGCTGCCGCTCTTGAACGATTCACGGCTGGCATTCGCTCGAACCTTGGTGCCGTCCACCGCAATCTCGGCCAGCGACACCACCCCTTCGGCAATCAACGCCGTCACGCTCTCCGTCAGGAGCCGATCGAGAACCTCCACATGCGCAACCCGGAAGTCCGCAAGCCCGTGGTAGTTGAGCGGTACCCCACCGGCGATCCAGCGGTACGCCGGATCATGCCGTGCAAGCCGTTCAAGTTGCCGAGCCGAACCTACTCCTTCGATCGTCGCATAGAGCCAAAGCGCCAACAGAACCGCCGGATCCGGCGGCGGGCGTCCAGGTTCCCCTTCACGGGCCTTGATCGCCTCGTAAAGCCGCGAAAGGTCCAAGCTCTCCACAAAACTCACCACAATACGGGCGCGATGGTCGCTCGGAACCAGAGCTTCCAAATCCACAAAGTCCCACTGCGTCTGCGTCCGATCAGCCCGAATAAACCGTGCGTCACTGGTCATCGAATAACCCCGTTCGATGCCAGTGAATCACAGCGCAACCGGCTGCTCAATCCTATTCCCTCACAGGCTCGAAGGCGGGGATCCAGTACGCCGCGGCTTATCGGTTCTATCACTGGCGCCTCTGGGATACTGGGTCACCCGCCTTCGCGGGTGACGACAACTGAATATGAGGCGACATTCTCGCGACGCATCTCGCCCGAGGTTTGCATATCTTTTGCCCTCCTCGATATTAGAGGGCGCAGGGAAGACCGAGTGCTGGCTGCACCCGCGGTCTCGTGTGCCGTTGCGCAAAACAAAACGCACACGAGCATACAGGTACAGCGGGAGCATCCCGGCCTTCCCTGCGCAATGGCCTTACGGCTTACTTCGTGCTCTTCCCGGAGAACGGCTCTTTTGCCTCCGTCGCCACGCGGAAAACTTCCACGCGACTTAACGCCAGCACCGCGGCGCCAGAACCACACGACTTCGCCGTACGCTTCCGGCGCATACGTCCTTGCGCCTTCCGCGTCCACCGCATCTCACCGCACGTTCGTGACGATCGCGAGCGCCCCTCAATGGGTGAGACGGGCGAAAATATGCCGATGATTTGCCCCGGAAGTTAAGCGGAATATTTTTGATTCTTTTTGCTTCCCGGGCTTGACAAGATTTCGGAAAATCAGAACTGATTTGCCCGGTCGGGTTGATGTGACGCAGGCCGCCGCACGAGAAATCGCGCTTGAGAGCCGGCTGCTGAATACCGGACATATCGAGTATTCGATATTTCGGATAACATAGATCCAATTGGACCTCGAAAAAATTCATTTCACCGCTCGCCGGTGCGAGCCACCTGCCCGCTCCATGCCAAAACCGCGCAGCATCTCGATTTCACCTTGCACCCAAAGTTTGCGCGTTACAGTTAGTTACGGAGATTGCAAATGGCCGAACAACAAATCCGGTTCGATGACGGCGCTGCCTACGAGCAGTTGATGGGGGTTTGGAGCCGGAAAGTCGGGGAAGTCTTCCTGGACTGGCTGGCTCCATCGCGAGACTTGCGGTGGATCGACATCGGCTGCGGTAATGGCGCATTCACCGAACTCCTGATCGAACGGTGCGCGCCCGCGGAAGTACAAGGTATCGATCCCTCGGAAGGGCAATTGGCGTTCGCTCGCCTGAGACCGGCGGCACGCCTGGCGAATTTTCGCCAAGGCGACGCAATGGCGCTTCCCTTTCCCGCCGAGCAGTTTGATGCAGCCGTCATGGCGCTGGTCCTTGTCTTCGTTCCCGAGCCAACGGGAGGCGTCGAAGAAATGGTTCGCGTGGTTCGCCCGGGCGGGACGGTCGCGACCTATATATGGGACATGATGGGTGGCGGATTCCCGCTGGATCCCGTCCACATCGAGATGCGTGCGATGGGCCTTGCGCCACCGCGCCCGCCGCGAATGGACGCGTCCCGAACGGAGGAGCTACGAAACTTGTGGTCGGGCGCCGGCCTTGAGGCTGTGGAGACACGGGAGATCACCGTGCAACGGACCTACGCGAGTTTCGACGAGTTCTGGACGATCAACCTGAAAGCGCCCTCGATTGCCCCTATCCTTGCCGCCATGCCATCGGCAGATGTCGACCTGCTCAAGAGCCGGATACGCGCCCGCCTTCCCGAGGCCCACGACGGCCGCATGACGTGCGACGCTCGTGCGCACGCCATCAGGGGACGCAAACCAAATTAACCGGACCGGCGAACCAGCCGCGGACCAGGCTGGAAGCCCCGAACACGCGGGCGCCAACGACGCCGCATTCATTGATTGATGTCATTCCGGGCGGCATCGAGCCCGCGGCGCGCTGGAAGCGAGCCCCGTCAAAGCCACCTGCTATTTCGTCGCCTCGTCGGTTATGTCGTTCAAGACCTTCGTGAACGCCGCGTAGTTGGGCGGAGTCTCCAGTCCATGCCGCGGGTAGATTGTTTTATACAGATAGTCGGCCGAATTATAAGACAGCCATACCTTGCCCTGATCATCCTCCCAAACAAGCGCCTTCGGAGGATTGTCGATCGCCAGCTTTGGCGTCTTTGCCATAACCGGCGTGCCGAGTTTCGGATTGCCGAAGATGACCACCGTGCGTGGGCGCATATCAATGCCGAATTTCTTTCCCGCAGCAGCGTGGTCGATTTCGGTGAACACAATGAACCCTGCGCCTTCCCTTGATTTCACCGCCGCCGCAAACCGCGAAATGGTATCCTTCACCGAGTGGTTGCTGGACTTGGTAATGATACCGTCGTCCGCCGAAGCCGGCGTCACAAACAGAAGTGCCAAGAAAACGAAAATGAATTTCATCGGACTTCTCCCAACCGGGTTTCAGATTTTCAGGTAACCGACACCACCCTTCGCGTGCGACTTGCCAATACAGCTTCATAAGATTCTAGAACCGCGTGGTCAGATTAGTCAGCCATTCCGGCGAAACTTCGACCAGGAGGGTTTCAAGCGCCTTGTCCGTCCCCGAGATGACGAGCATGCCGACGACGAGAAGCAAAAGGCCGAGCACAAATTTCATTCCGCTGCCGGCGGCTAACAATCGGCCACGCCAGCGCGCCATCGTTTCCCGGGAGAGCCATCCCAGCCCCAGCAGTGGCAATGCCGCGCCGATGCCAAACGCAAACATCGTCAGCGCTACCTGGCCAAGATCCTTGCCTTGAGCGGCAAGCAAGGACGCTGCTCCAAGTGTCGGCCCCACGCATGGGCTCCATACCGCTCCCAGCAGCACCCCGATCCAAAACTGTCCAGCAACGCCGTCCGCGCGGCTCGTGAGCAACCTGCCATCGGCCCAATTCCCGATTGGGCCCGCTGCAACTGCGATCTGCGCCTGTAACCGCGGAACGACGAGCACGATGCCGACAAGCATGATCAGCGTCGCCGCGACGTAGCGCAGCCGGTCGGCATCCAATCCGATCGAGTGGCCCGCCGTTGCCAGAATAATCCGATGCCGACGAATGAGAGGCACAATCCGGCAGCAAGCGCCAAAGGTCCCTGACGATGACTGGATGCCGCAGCACCCAGGACGATTGGAAGTATCGGGAGCACGCAAGGTGAAAGGATCGAAAGGATTCCTGCGAGAAACGCCAAAAACGTACTGCCGATCGTCATCGCCGTTTCCCCATCTCCTAGTCACCTTTTCCGCCACGCTCGACGACGAAGTCAGACGGCTTTCCCGACCATGGCGAAGATCGAGTCCCGCTTGGTATCGCCGACCGAGCGGGCCGCTTCCTTGTCGCCCTTGAAGGCAATCAGGGTCGATTGCGCGCGGACGCCGAAGCGATTGAGCAGATCCTTCTGGCTGTCGAAGTCGATGACGAAATAGATGAGATCCTTGAACCTTGGATCAGCCCTCAGATCGCTCAGGATCGGGGCCTGCGCCTTGCAGGTCGGGCACCACGGCGCATGAACCGCAATCAGAATTGGCTTGCCGGCCTTCTGGGCCGCGGCGAAGGCCTTGGCATCGAACGCATGCGCGTTATCCGCGAACGCCGGCGCAGCGGCGAGCGTTCCGGCAACAAACACGGCTCCAAGAATGGATCGGCGGGTCAGCATGGCATTCTCCTTGTTGATCTGGATGAATTACGTTTCGGGGGCCGCAAACGTTACGCGCCCGCAGCAGCAGCGGCATCTATTTTCGCGAGGTTCAAGACTGGAGGTTCGAGGCAGCCGCGGCAAAGGTTAGCGGCCAGGCGAAAAATTCTTGTCTGTCGTGGCCGGGCGGGCGGGTGTATCCAGACAGGCATCGGGTCAGGAGAACGAACCTTCAAGATGCCGGGTCGCAGTAAGGAAAATCCTCCCTGTTCCGAGACTCCCAGGCTGACGCTGGTTCGTACGCCTGCGTCGATCACCGGGCAAGGTTCCCGCGGGCAATGGTCGGCGCTTATGGCGCGTGCCCAGGATGGCGATCGCGAGGCTTATCGCACCCTGCTTACGGAAGTTGAGCCCTATGTCCGGTCGATCGCCATCAAATATCTGAGATCGTCAAGCGATCTCGAAGACGCGGTCCAGGATGTCCTGATGACGGTCCATTCGATCAGACAAACCTACGACCCGAAGCGGCCGTTCGGACCCTGGCTGGTCGCCATCGCCCATCGCCGCATCATCGACCAGTTGCGCCGTCAAACCCGGCGCAGGTCTCGCGAGATTGAACTGTCGACCGAGCATGAAACCTTTGCCGCCCCTCCGGCGAAGCTATTCGGTGAGAGGTCGGTTGAGATTGCTCTCGTGGGCGCAATCGACAAGCTGCCGCCCGACCAACGCGACGCGATCAGAATGATGAAGCTCGAAGAGATGTCGCTGAAGGAGGCGTCGCAAGCCAGCGGCCGGTCGATTTCTGCCCTGAAGGTCGCGACCCATCGCGCCATCAGAAACCTGCGCAAGTTGCTGAAAGGCGAATTGTCGTGAGGAAAACGTCCGAACTCATCGATACGCTTGTCGAGTCGGCAACTCCAGTCCGAAGGCTGGCTCCTCCGCTATGGCGTACCTGCATCTGGCTCGCGCTGGCTGCCCTCATCCTGGCGCTGCTCTGCGTCGTACACGGCGTGCGGCCGGATCTTTCAATGCGGCTGAGGCAGCCGGTTTTTGTTGTCAGCATGTTTGGCGCGCTTGCGACGGCCGTGCTGGCGGCATTGGCGTCTTTCAAGCTGAACCTGCCGGAGTCTCCGCGCCGGTGGCTGTTGTTGCCGCTGCCGGGATTCGCGGTATGGGTGTCGACGATCGGCTATGGTTGCCTGACCGATTGGGTCAGCATGAGCCCGGATGGAATCCGGATGGGCGAAGCCGCCCGTTGCTTTGCAACGCTCCTGATGACCAGCGTGCCTCTGTCGGTCGTAATGCTGATCATGTTGCGCTACGCGGCGCCATTGCGGCCGACCATGGTGAGCACGGTGGGAGGACTGGCGGTCGCCGCCATGACATCGTTCGCGCTATCTCTCCTGCACAGTCTCGATGCGACGATCATGATCCTGATATGGAATCTCGGCATGGCCGCCTTGATCGCCGGAATGGCCAGTGCGCTCGGCCGGCCAATGCTGGCATGGGCCGCCGGACGGGTCATGCCGTTGCTGCCGCCGCAACTATCGAAGCCGCAATGACTCCCGTATTCTGGTCCGAGAACGACCCATGCATTGCACTCAGTCAATAGCCGTTCACGGGCTGCGCGGCCTGGGAGCCATTATCCTGCTCGTGTTGGCTTTTGCCTGTGGCAGTGCTTACGGCTGGCTCGTTCTGCCTCTGCTGATCGGTGCCGTCTTGCTTCTCGGCGGTTGCCCGGGATGCTGGCTGACGGGCCTCTTTGAGGCCATTCGGGCAAGACGCAACTCCGATGTCGGGCCGATGAGTTAACGAGTTTGGGAGATGACGGCGTCGAAAGCTCACGCAAAAACGCGGCGCCTAAGCGCCGCGTTACATTGTGAGTCATCGACGTCATTCCGGGGCGATGCCCAGCACCGAACCCGGAACGACGCGGCGTCGTCAGCCCGCCGCCTGCGCCGGCATGTCGCGCTGGCGCTTCATGACGATCTTGTTGAGCGCGCCGAGATAGGCCTTTGCCGAGGCGACCAGCGTGTCCGGGTCCGCGGCGCGCGCCGTCATCGAACGGCCCTCATGAGAGAGCCGCACCGAGACTTCGGCCTGGGCGTCGGTGCCTTCGGTGACGGCGTGAACCTGGTACAGCTCCAGCTTTGCTTCGTGCGGCACCAGCCGCTTGATGCAATTGAACACGGCGTCGACCGGGCCGTTGCCCTCGGCTTCCTCGATCCTGGTCTGACCCTCGACGTCGAGTTTCATGGTGGCGCGCTGCGGACCATGGGTGCCGGCGATCACCGTCAGCGAGGTCAGCTTGATGCGATCGTGCGAGGCCGCCATTTCCTCGTCGACCAACGCCTCGATGTCTTCGTCGTAGATGTCCTTCTTGCGGTCGGCCAGCGCCTTCATCCGCGCAAAGGCATCTTCGAGCTGGTTCGGGCCGAGCTTGTAGCCCATCTCTTCCAGCTTGTGGACGAACGCATGACGCCCGGAATGCTTGCCCAGCACCAGCGAGGACTGCTTCAGGCCGACCATCTCGGGCCGCATGATCTCGTAGGTCGAGGCGTCCTTCAGCACGCCGTCCTGATGGATGCCGCTCTCGTGGGCGAAGGCGTTACGGCCGACAATCGCCTTGTTGTACTGCACCGGGAACGAGGTCGCCGCCGAGACCAGCTTCGAGGCGCGCGTCAACTGCGTGGTATCGATCTTGTTCCACCACGGAAACTTGTCGTTGCGCACGTTGATCGCCATCACGATCTCTTCGAGCGCAGCGTTGCCCGCCCGCTCGCCGATGCCGTTGACGGTGCATTCGACCTGGCGGGCGCCGCCGGCGATGCCGGCCAGCGAGTTCGCCACCGCCATGCCGAGGTCGTTATGGCAGTGGACCGAGAAGATCGCCTTGTCGGAGTTCGGCACCCGCTCGATCAGCGTCCTCATGAAGTGGGTGTATTCCTCCGGCACGGTATAGCCGACGGTATCGGGAATGTTCACCGTGGTGGCGCCGGCCTTGATGACGGCCTCGACGATGCGGCAGAGGAAATCCATCTCGCTGCGGGTGCCGTCCTCGGCCGACCATTCGACGTCGTCGATCTGGTTGCGGGCGCGGGTGACGTTGGCGATCGAAAGCTCGACCACCTGCTCCGGTGTCATGTTCAGCTTGACGCGCATGTGCAGCGGCGAGGTCGCGATCACGGTGTGGACGCGGCCGCGTTTTGCGAACTTCACCGCCTCGGCGCAGCGGTCGATGTCCTTGGGATGCGCCCGCGACAGGCCGGCGATGACGGCGTTCTTGGAGCGGCGGGCGATCTCGCTGACCGCCTGAAAATCGCCTTCCGAGGTGATCGGGAAACCGGCCTCGATGACGTCGACACCCATGTCGTCGAGCATTTCGGCGACCTCGAGCTTTTCCTCGAACGTCATGGTCGCGCCCGGGCACTGCTCGCCGTCACGCAGGGTGGTGTCGAAAATGATGACGCGGTCCTTCTCGGACTTGTTGGCGGTGGTCATGTTCTGAATTCCTTTTGGGTAGTAGCGCCGCCTCTCATGGGCGCTGAAGGGTCTGGTGATCTCGCGCGAACCCCTGAGTGCCCAGGCGCAAACGCCCAGACGGCCCTCAGGGGCCGATAAGAAGCAGAAGCCCGCCAAGAAGCAGGGTGGGCGCGGACGCAGCCGGGCGAACAGGGGCAGCCTTGGCCGCTCCACCCCGAACTCCATGCTTTTGGCTGCGAATCAGCATTGCCAGACCCTTTTGGACGCTCAAATCTCGGCTAAAACCGTTGACGGTTCGTTGCCGGGACGCCGTTCCGGGGTTGTTCTAGACGAGAATGTTGGCCGGCCGCAATGCCAAAAGAGGGTCAGAATAGGTGACCTAATGGCCAAGGATACGGGGCTGCGGTCAGGCATCCGGAAGCACTTTCCGACGTTACCAACCTGTAGCGTCAGGTGAGCAACACATGGGCGTTGAGACCGAAATCAAGTTCCGTATGCCTAGGCGCAATCTCGGGTCCAGTCCCAGATTGACCGTGCCCGGCTGCAAAATCGGCAAGCGCTCGGAGAGCGATCTGCTGTCGACCTATTTCGA belongs to Bradyrhizobium icense and includes:
- a CDS encoding DUF302 domain-containing protein; translation: MKFIFVFLALLFVTPASADDGIITKSSNHSVKDTISRFAAAVKSREGAGFIVFTEIDHAAAGKKFGIDMRPRTVVIFGNPKLGTPVMAKTPKLAIDNPPKALVWEDDQGKVWLSYNSADYLYKTIYPRHGLETPPNYAAFTKVLNDITDEATK
- a CDS encoding thioredoxin family protein → MLTRRSILGAVFVAGTLAAAPAFADNAHAFDAKAFAAAQKAGKPILIAVHAPWCPTCKAQAPILSDLRADPRFKDLIYFVIDFDSQKDLLNRFGVRAQSTLIAFKGDKEAARSVGDTKRDSIFAMVGKAV
- a CDS encoding 2-isopropylmalate synthase translates to MTTANKSEKDRVIIFDTTLRDGEQCPGATMTFEEKLEVAEMLDDMGVDVIEAGFPITSEGDFQAVSEIARRSKNAVIAGLSRAHPKDIDRCAEAVKFAKRGRVHTVIATSPLHMRVKLNMTPEQVVELSIANVTRARNQIDDVEWSAEDGTRSEMDFLCRIVEAVIKAGATTVNIPDTVGYTVPEEYTHFMRTLIERVPNSDKAIFSVHCHNDLGMAVANSLAGIAGGARQVECTVNGIGERAGNAALEEIVMAINVRNDKFPWWNKIDTTQLTRASKLVSAATSFPVQYNKAIVGRNAFAHESGIHQDGVLKDASTYEIMRPEMVGLKQSSLVLGKHSGRHAFVHKLEEMGYKLGPNQLEDAFARMKALADRKKDIYDEDIEALVDEEMAASHDRIKLTSLTVIAGTHGPQRATMKLDVEGQTRIEEAEGNGPVDAVFNCIKRLVPHEAKLELYQVHAVTEGTDAQAEVSVRLSHEGRSMTARAADPDTLVASAKAYLGALNKIVMKRQRDMPAQAAG
- a CDS encoding RNA polymerase sigma factor, whose product is MPGRSKENPPCSETPRLTLVRTPASITGQGSRGQWSALMARAQDGDREAYRTLLTEVEPYVRSIAIKYLRSSSDLEDAVQDVLMTVHSIRQTYDPKRPFGPWLVAIAHRRIIDQLRRQTRRRSREIELSTEHETFAAPPAKLFGERSVEIALVGAIDKLPPDQRDAIRMMKLEEMSLKEASQASGRSISALKVATHRAIRNLRKLLKGELS
- a CDS encoding NrsF family protein; its protein translation is MRKTSELIDTLVESATPVRRLAPPLWRTCIWLALAALILALLCVVHGVRPDLSMRLRQPVFVVSMFGALATAVLAALASFKLNLPESPRRWLLLPLPGFAVWVSTIGYGCLTDWVSMSPDGIRMGEAARCFATLLMTSVPLSVVMLIMLRYAAPLRPTMVSTVGGLAVAAMTSFALSLLHSLDATIMILIWNLGMAALIAGMASALGRPMLAWAAGRVMPLLPPQLSKPQ